In Curtobacterium sp. TC1, the following proteins share a genomic window:
- a CDS encoding siderophore-interacting protein has protein sequence MATRYRVFSVRVAAVTSLTPHFVRVTLTGDALADFSSVGLDQRIKVVLPLDGVGFSELPEDEDWYAAWRALPDAERNPLRTYTVRSFRPDARELDIDFVAHGDAGPASRWVSSCRVGDELRIVGPRVPESPEDLPTGAAEFAPGHANRILLAGDETAAPAICAILEALDVSTVGHVFIEVPTDADRLPVTAPAGVEVRWIARNGATHGVRMTDQVHAWASTVVAGSSSAAGPACGDAVELTDVDVDEQVLWDVPAPVDERPVYAWIAGEAGCVKELRRHLVRGVGIDRKQVAFMGYWRHGKAEN, from the coding sequence GTGGCAACCCGGTACCGCGTCTTCTCCGTCCGTGTGGCAGCGGTCACGTCCCTCACCCCGCACTTCGTCCGGGTGACGCTGACGGGCGATGCCCTGGCGGACTTCTCCTCGGTCGGGCTCGACCAACGGATCAAGGTCGTGCTGCCGCTGGACGGCGTGGGCTTCTCCGAACTGCCCGAGGACGAGGACTGGTACGCCGCCTGGCGTGCCCTGCCGGACGCGGAACGGAACCCGCTGCGCACGTACACGGTCCGCTCGTTCCGGCCCGACGCCCGTGAGCTCGACATCGACTTCGTCGCGCACGGGGACGCCGGGCCCGCATCGCGGTGGGTGTCGTCCTGCCGCGTGGGCGACGAACTCCGGATCGTCGGACCGCGCGTGCCGGAGTCGCCCGAGGACCTGCCGACCGGCGCCGCCGAGTTCGCACCCGGGCACGCGAACCGCATCCTGCTCGCCGGGGACGAGACCGCCGCCCCGGCGATCTGCGCCATCCTCGAGGCGCTCGACGTCTCGACCGTCGGCCACGTCTTCATCGAGGTGCCGACCGACGCCGACCGGCTGCCCGTGACCGCGCCCGCCGGGGTCGAGGTCCGTTGGATCGCCCGGAACGGCGCGACGCACGGCGTCCGCATGACCGACCAGGTGCACGCCTGGGCGTCGACGGTCGTCGCCGGTTCCTCGTCCGCCGCCGGTCCCGCCTGCGGGGACGCCGTCGAGCTGACCGACGTCGACGTCGACGAGCAGGTCCTGTGGGACGTCCCCGCGCCGGTGGACGAGCGTCCGGTGTACGCGTGGATCGCGGGGGAGGCCGGCTGCGTCAAGGAGCTCCGTCGGCACCTGGTGCGCGGCGTCGGGATCGACCGGAAGCAGGTCGCGTTCATGGGGTACTGGCGGCACGGCAAGGCCGAGAACTGA
- a CDS encoding alpha/beta fold hydrolase: MPDAPDDEFADLAALARASGVTEPLRASRQVVRTHDGQETSAIRWGDREARITYLHGLGIDAHSFDQTALAVGEPAVALDLPGHGRSSWRDDADYGASVTAPTVLAALDALGVPPGIVVGHSLGAILSARLAATAPERVTGLVLVDMSPDFAQRAVDRIARALEAEEPFATLDQVVDRAIEARVGDDRHVLLREARHTTRLGDDGALVRRHHFPHLPAGRTSSVGRFADAWPDLEALRVPILLVRGDRGYVSPKLHAAFAERLPDAEIVTVTARHAVQNQAPLELAAAIRAWAGRHGLLHRIDEPSRDRTGPR; the protein is encoded by the coding sequence GTGCCCGATGCCCCCGACGACGAATTCGCAGACCTGGCCGCCCTCGCCCGCGCGAGCGGCGTGACGGAGCCGCTCCGCGCCTCCAGGCAGGTGGTCCGCACCCACGACGGACAGGAGACGTCCGCCATCCGGTGGGGAGACCGGGAGGCCCGGATCACCTACCTGCACGGCCTCGGCATCGACGCCCACAGCTTCGACCAGACCGCGCTCGCCGTCGGCGAGCCGGCGGTCGCCCTCGACCTGCCGGGACACGGCCGGTCGTCGTGGCGGGACGACGCGGACTACGGGGCGTCCGTGACGGCGCCGACCGTGCTCGCCGCGCTCGACGCCCTGGGGGTCCCGCCGGGGATCGTCGTCGGGCACTCCCTCGGCGCGATCCTGTCGGCACGGCTCGCGGCCACGGCACCGGAGCGGGTCACCGGGCTCGTGCTCGTCGACATGTCGCCCGACTTCGCGCAGCGGGCGGTCGACCGGATCGCCCGGGCACTCGAGGCCGAGGAGCCCTTCGCGACGCTGGACCAGGTCGTCGACCGGGCGATCGAGGCACGCGTCGGCGACGACCGGCACGTGCTGCTGCGCGAGGCCCGCCACACCACGCGGCTCGGCGACGACGGCGCGCTCGTCCGGCGGCACCACTTCCCGCACCTGCCCGCCGGCCGCACGTCGTCGGTGGGGCGCTTCGCCGACGCCTGGCCCGACCTCGAGGCCCTGCGGGTGCCGATCCTGCTCGTCCGCGGCGACCGCGGGTACGTCTCACCGAAGCTGCACGCCGCGTTCGCCGAGCGGCTGCCGGACGCCGAGATCGTGACGGTCACCGCACGGCACGCGGTGCAGAACCAGGCGCCCCTCGAACTCGCTGCGGCGATCCGGGCATGGGCGGGACGTCACGGTTTGTTGCACCGGATCGATGAACCGTCGCGGGACCGTACCGGCCCCCGGTAA